In Calditrichota bacterium, a single genomic region encodes these proteins:
- a CDS encoding acyltransferase — protein MFDKIKKYFSLFFSGIFWFQLKQIIALFFTDNLWGIKNLGNRGKGVVVRPSAKLAYSHNIFLGDNVHIQRDCYVWAGKNSTITIGANTMLSPGVFIISDNHSVKKNQLIRLQEGAEKDIVIGEDVWLGAYAIILPGVHIGDGAVIGAGAIVTRDVEPYAIVAGNPARKIGERS, from the coding sequence ATGTTTGATAAAATTAAAAAATACTTCTCGCTGTTTTTTTCGGGAATATTCTGGTTTCAGTTGAAACAGATAATCGCTCTTTTTTTCACTGATAATCTCTGGGGTATTAAAAATTTGGGCAATAGAGGAAAAGGCGTTGTCGTCCGGCCTTCAGCTAAACTGGCTTATTCCCACAATATTTTTTTAGGCGATAATGTTCATATTCAGCGTGATTGTTACGTCTGGGCGGGGAAAAATTCGACTATCACCATTGGTGCCAATACCATGCTCAGTCCCGGTGTTTTCATTATTTCGGATAACCACAGCGTCAAAAAAAATCAGCTCATCCGCTTGCAGGAGGGCGCGGAAAAAGATATTGTCATTGGCGAAGATGTTTGGCTCGGCGCCTATGCGATTATTTTGCCCGGCGTGCATATCGGTGATGGTGCGGTCATTGGCGCCGGCGCTATAGTGACTCGTGATGTGGAGCCGTACGCAATTGTGGCTGGAAATCCCGCGCGAAAGATCGGTGAGCGTTCCTGA
- a CDS encoding acyltransferase: protein MKVGFVQFAVKFGDKEGNFQRTEELIRDKTADLWVLPELFNTGYVFINKNEVAALSETIPDGKTTQFLLELSKKKKSTIVAGLAEKADDKYFNSAVIVSNGEFVGLYRKIHLFYKEKLFFSPGDRKFQTWDVNGIRLGVMICFDWMFPEATRTLALNGADIICHPSNLVMPYCQNAMVTRCLENHIFAVTANRIGTEKRGDTVLEFTGGSQITGVKGEILHRADRSREEAFVMEIDPKLARDKQLNELNDLFLDRRPEFYFS, encoded by the coding sequence ATGAAAGTCGGTTTTGTGCAATTTGCAGTGAAGTTTGGTGATAAAGAAGGGAATTTCCAACGCACAGAGGAATTGATCCGGGACAAAACCGCTGATCTCTGGGTGCTGCCTGAATTATTCAATACAGGTTATGTTTTTATCAACAAAAATGAGGTAGCGGCTCTGTCGGAGACAATCCCTGACGGGAAAACCACGCAGTTTTTACTTGAATTGTCCAAAAAGAAAAAATCTACCATTGTGGCAGGGCTGGCGGAAAAAGCCGATGACAAATATTTCAATTCCGCTGTCATTGTCTCAAATGGCGAGTTTGTTGGTCTTTACCGGAAAATCCATTTATTTTACAAGGAAAAACTCTTTTTCAGTCCCGGAGACAGAAAATTTCAAACATGGGATGTCAATGGCATTCGTCTTGGCGTGATGATTTGTTTTGACTGGATGTTCCCGGAAGCCACGCGGACGCTCGCCCTCAACGGCGCAGACATCATCTGCCATCCGTCAAATCTGGTCATGCCGTACTGTCAGAATGCGATGGTGACGAGATGTCTGGAAAATCATATATTTGCTGTAACCGCAAACCGGATTGGAACTGAAAAGCGAGGGGACACAGTTCTGGAGTTTACCGGTGGCAGCCAGATCACAGGAGTCAAAGGCGAAATTTTGCACCGGGCTGATCGCAGCAGGGAAGAAGCATTCGTAATGGAAATTGATCCGAAATTAGCCCGTGATAAACAATTGAACGAATTAAACGATCTCTTTTTGGATCGGCGACCCGAATTTTACTTTTCGTGA
- a CDS encoding nucleoside 2-deoxyribosyltransferase, which translates to MAENSPNFDQLRTALMGGQPERVPLLELAIAKNIKEKFLNKKVESIADDVEFYQKAGYDYIKVSPIIDMNPDHLQPHEGKRVSEATDTTNEREWHASGAGIITTMEEFEKFRFPKPEEVDYSPFEEVQQFLPDGMKVICQYGDIFTWTWDFMGFETFSFALIDNPELIRRLFDKIGEIELNLFENCLSFDNIGALFYSDDIAINSGLFVRLDIYREYLFPWMKKIGDLCKKHDIPFIFHSDGNLWEAMDDLKKCGVNALQPLEPQAIDIVDVKKKRGNDFCLVGNVDVDLLTRGTPEEVEAEVIRLLKNVAPEGGYCVGSGNTVAEYVKYENYLAMIETAKKYGKYPIEI; encoded by the coding sequence ATGGCAGAAAATAGTCCCAATTTTGATCAGTTACGGACGGCGCTCATGGGTGGGCAACCCGAAAGAGTGCCGCTGCTGGAGTTGGCAATTGCTAAAAACATCAAAGAAAAATTTTTGAATAAAAAAGTTGAGTCGATTGCTGATGATGTCGAATTTTACCAAAAAGCCGGATATGATTACATTAAAGTATCGCCGATCATTGACATGAATCCCGATCACTTGCAGCCTCACGAAGGTAAGCGCGTCTCTGAAGCCACCGATACGACCAATGAACGTGAATGGCATGCCAGCGGCGCCGGGATAATTACGACCATGGAAGAATTTGAGAAATTTCGCTTTCCCAAGCCAGAGGAAGTGGATTATTCTCCTTTCGAAGAAGTACAACAATTCCTTCCGGACGGAATGAAAGTTATTTGTCAGTACGGAGACATTTTTACGTGGACATGGGATTTCATGGGATTTGAAACTTTTTCTTTTGCGCTCATTGATAACCCGGAGCTAATCAGGCGGCTTTTTGATAAGATTGGAGAAATTGAACTGAATTTATTTGAAAATTGTCTGAGTTTTGATAATATCGGCGCTCTTTTTTACAGCGATGACATTGCCATCAACAGTGGGCTGTTTGTGCGACTTGACATTTATCGGGAGTACTTGTTCCCCTGGATGAAGAAAATCGGTGATCTGTGCAAAAAACATGATATTCCCTTCATTTTCCATTCGGACGGAAATCTCTGGGAAGCAATGGATGATCTGAAAAAATGCGGTGTCAATGCTTTGCAACCGCTTGAGCCACAGGCGATTGATATTGTGGACGTAAAGAAAAAACGAGGTAATGATTTCTGTCTTGTCGGGAATGTGGATGTTGATTTATTGACTCGCGGGACTCCTGAAGAGGTGGAGGCTGAAGTTATTCGTTTGCTGAAAAACGTCGCTCCGGAAGGTGGTTATTGCGTTGGCTCGGGAAATACCGTTGCGGAATATGTAAAATATGAAAATTATCTGGCGATGATCGAAACCGCAAAAAAGTACGGCAAATATCCCATTGAAATTTGA
- a CDS encoding tetratricopeptide repeat protein, with protein sequence MTIQNETVSPYIHKVKDWKIRQIFWGYFAAMYLFVSNYDQKKGKFPTFSTLRKICDLLYDAKENFHLIFKRVLNPKKKIFEQADKLTPDSLELMLMNNIGILFHRVMVARELRYIIDHYSGDSDEYKEAKTSLEMNLGKLNKMFVTGMEITLKILHKYKNNVLLLIYFLEHRTMLKKLFKKQYSKIMEILTQDRSMNDIYLECAKYYLENGWYKQAQTILKSVLRKKPESEEAADLLAQIKEMTTNIEA encoded by the coding sequence ATGACTATCCAAAACGAAACCGTGAGTCCTTACATTCACAAAGTGAAGGATTGGAAAATAAGACAGATTTTTTGGGGATATTTCGCGGCGATGTATCTTTTCGTGTCAAATTATGATCAAAAGAAGGGGAAATTTCCTACTTTTAGTACGCTTCGCAAAATCTGCGATTTGTTGTACGACGCCAAAGAAAACTTTCATCTGATTTTCAAACGAGTGCTAAATCCAAAGAAGAAAATATTTGAACAAGCGGACAAATTGACGCCGGACAGTCTTGAGTTAATGCTGATGAATAATATTGGGATTTTGTTTCATCGAGTAATGGTCGCTCGCGAACTGAGATATATCATTGACCATTATTCGGGTGACTCTGATGAGTACAAAGAAGCCAAAACATCGTTGGAAATGAATCTCGGAAAATTGAATAAGATGTTTGTCACAGGAATGGAAATCACTTTGAAAATCTTGCATAAATATAAAAACAACGTGCTTCTTTTGATCTATTTTCTTGAACATCGAACGATGCTGAAGAAATTATTTAAAAAACAATATTCAAAAATCATGGAAATTTTGACTCAGGATAGGTCAATGAACGACATTTATCTGGAATGCGCCAAATATTATTTGGAAAATGGCTGGTACAAGCAAGCCCAAACCATCTTAAAATCCGTTTTGCGCAAGAAACCTGAATCAGAAGAAGCCGCTGATTTATTGGCGCAAATAAAGGAAATGACAACAAATATCGAGGCTTAA
- a CDS encoding OmpA family protein, with the protein MKILPKNIATIWALCLVFLFFHLHLANAQKRHKINATEPPIDSKLQVAIEKIQAVKKHYLKEVDRYVVEQKWDSAIVFLKRLEELWPEKKEFFAQKREILSRPTRTILITNLGDSINSKYSEYFPVISVDDKSLFFTARDRPGGFGGEDIWSSKKIGGLWSKAVNVGRPLNTSQHEGLVNLSPDSSMAFIYGNYPDSHGNGDIYYAELHNNRWGKAINLGPPVNSPFFESDACLSSDGRTLFFVSDRPGVVGKFKPKAEYRHPFYNSDIFVSFKTDSGWSEPLNLGETINTEACERGPLFHPDGRTLFFCSSGHPGLGDLDLFVAYRIGDGWTEWTKPMNLGKEINTVHKDWGYSIPLSGDKVYFSSVRPEGLGRSDIYVMLLPERLTNPVTIVSGKVTDLVGKPIEKVEISWEDLETFKVLGITHTRANGDYTILLPSGRWYSYTASKDSFIFASRDVDLREKAKSNVEFDLKLPRQNAGDLALSSALLNVFFELNQSTLRPESKSELDRFLRLLQAHPEWTEIEIGGHTCDLGSREYNRKLSSQRAASVVKYLVQHGIQPGRLIAKGYGYDNPLVEGFSDEARKKNRRVEFRVIKLRRNK; encoded by the coding sequence ATGAAAATCCTCCCGAAAAATATCGCGACAATCTGGGCGTTGTGCCTGGTCTTTCTTTTTTTTCATCTGCATTTAGCAAACGCACAAAAACGCCATAAAATAAACGCCACTGAGCCACCTATTGATTCCAAATTGCAAGTAGCAATCGAAAAAATACAAGCGGTAAAGAAACACTATTTGAAAGAGGTCGATCGCTACGTTGTCGAGCAAAAATGGGATTCTGCAATTGTTTTTCTCAAGCGGCTGGAAGAATTGTGGCCGGAAAAGAAAGAGTTCTTTGCTCAAAAAAGAGAGATTTTGTCCCGTCCGACAAGAACAATTTTAATAACAAATTTGGGCGATTCGATTAATTCTAAATATAGCGAGTACTTTCCGGTAATTTCGGTTGATGATAAGTCGCTATTTTTTACTGCGCGAGACAGACCCGGGGGATTTGGGGGAGAGGATATCTGGTCATCCAAAAAAATAGGCGGTCTCTGGTCCAAAGCAGTTAATGTCGGCAGGCCGTTAAATACTTCCCAGCACGAAGGTCTGGTAAATCTTTCGCCGGATAGTTCAATGGCTTTTATCTATGGGAATTATCCTGATTCACACGGAAATGGCGATATTTATTATGCAGAATTGCATAATAATAGATGGGGCAAGGCGATCAATCTTGGGCCGCCGGTGAATTCTCCGTTTTTTGAGTCAGACGCCTGTTTGTCGAGCGATGGCAGAACTTTATTTTTTGTGTCAGATAGGCCCGGCGTTGTCGGCAAATTTAAGCCAAAAGCAGAGTATCGCCACCCATTTTATAATTCTGATATTTTTGTGTCCTTTAAAACCGACAGCGGGTGGTCTGAGCCTTTAAATTTGGGCGAGACAATTAATACTGAAGCTTGTGAGCGAGGACCGCTTTTTCACCCGGATGGAAGAACCTTGTTTTTTTGTTCGTCAGGACACCCGGGTTTGGGAGATCTTGACTTGTTTGTCGCGTACCGAATTGGCGACGGTTGGACCGAATGGACTAAACCAATGAATTTAGGAAAAGAGATCAATACAGTTCACAAAGATTGGGGCTATAGCATTCCCTTGTCCGGGGATAAAGTCTATTTTTCCAGCGTTCGCCCGGAAGGTTTGGGAAGAAGCGATATTTATGTGATGTTGCTTCCGGAAAGGCTCACCAACCCGGTGACTATCGTTTCCGGAAAAGTAACCGATCTCGTCGGTAAACCAATTGAGAAAGTGGAGATTAGTTGGGAAGACCTCGAGACATTTAAGGTTCTTGGCATAACTCACACGCGCGCCAACGGCGATTATACAATTTTGCTGCCATCAGGAAGATGGTACAGCTATACCGCGTCTAAAGACAGTTTCATTTTTGCTTCCAGGGACGTAGATTTGCGAGAAAAGGCGAAGTCTAATGTCGAGTTTGATTTGAAACTTCCGCGGCAAAACGCAGGCGACCTGGCATTGTCTTCTGCTTTGCTGAATGTATTTTTCGAGCTAAACCAGTCCACGCTGCGGCCGGAATCTAAAAGTGAACTTGATCGATTCCTTCGTCTCTTGCAAGCGCATCCCGAATGGACGGAAATTGAAATCGGAGGTCATACTTGCGATCTGGGATCTCGCGAATACAATCGAAAATTATCATCGCAACGGGCAGCTTCAGTCGTAAAATATCTTGTCCAACATGGCATCCAGCCGGGCCGGCTAATTGCAAAAGGTTATGGGTATGATAATCCGCTTGTCGAAGGGTTTAGCGACGAGGCAAGAAAAAAGAATCGGCGCGTGGAATTTCGGGTAATTAAACTGCGACGCAATAAATAG